The nucleotide sequence AGCGGGTGAACCAGACACAGCGGCAGCGAGACCAGTTCACCAAAGGGCGCGGCGATCACGTTGGCCGCGATTCCTGCGAGCGTCAGCTCCGCCGACATCAGCGCCAGCAACGGTGCGCAGGGGATCATGGATGCGAGCGTCGCGGCAACGGCGGTCAGTAGCCACTTCAGGGCCCGAGAGGGCACCCGCGCGAGCCAGCCACCGGCGCGTGATGACAGCACCAAGAGGCCCGTGGTCGCAGCCAGGCTGAGCATGAACGAAAGGTCGTAGGCCGCGAGTGGATCGACGCACAAACCCACCACGATGGACCACGCTACGGCGCGCAGGGTGGCCGGGCCACGGCCAAGCACTCGCGCCGCGTAGGCGGCGGACAGCATCCACGCAGCGCGCCAAGCGGATCCACTGCCCCCGGCGAAGTCTGCGTACGCAAGCGCCAACACCATGCCCGCGCCTGCCGTGATCCGTCCAACGTCCCTTTGGGCAGCCAAGCGCGGAATGCGCACCAGCAGCCAACGCAGCGCTAGCACCAGGGACACGACGGCAAAGACCAAGTGCGTGCCACTCACCGCCAGCAAGTGCGACAGTCCGCTCTTCTGAAACGCGGCAGCCTCTTCGTCGTCCAGATCGTTTTCACCCAGCACGAGAGCGCGCGCCAAACCCTGCGCTTGAGGCGTGAACGTGTTCAGAATGCGACGACGCGCGTGGGCGCGGGCCGCGTCGACCCACCCGCTCACGGTGACCTTGCGCCCTGTCAGCTCGACGGCATGAGCCCCGCCGCTGAGCAGCACGCCGCGCGCTGCAGCGCGGGGAGTTGGATCCGGCGCGCCGAGATTGCGAAACAGGCGCACGGGCGCCAGATCCGCAATCGCCTCCAGCTCGTCACCACGACGAAGGCCAGGCGAGCCACCGTAGATCGCGACGCGCGTTCTCGGGGGAAGCGCTCTGCCTTCGCAATCCCCGCTCGAGACGTCGCCGACGATCCGCGTGCGGTCACCACGCAAGGTGGGCGATTCCACGACGCGCAGGGACATTGCACACCGCCTCGGCCCCGCTAGGAGCTGGCGCAAGGCAGCGTGATCGCGCTCGAAATCGGCCAAGGCCAGACGAGCGCGGAGGGCGGAAAGGGCGAGCACGACGATGGCCGCCCCCAGCACGACTCGGCGCGCCCTCCGCCACAGCAAGGCAAACACCGCCAGGCCCGTCACGCCCGTCACCAGGGGCGACGTGGCGGCCAGGGATCCACCTGCGGCGGCCAGCGCGAGAACGAGCACGGAATCGAGCACGCGCCAATGCAGAGCAAGCCGCGGGCCAGCGCTTTCCGCGCGATAAATACAAGTGTGCCGCTGGCGAAGCCAATTCCGCCAGCGGCACCTTGCCACCTCCTAGGAGGTGCTGGACCGACTCAACCGAACTGCGCGCAGATCGAATTGCAGTCCAGGGGTTGCCCGAGCTGCACGAAGCAGCTGCACGACTCCATGCATTCCGAGAAGGAACTCGGGTTCTGAGTGCACTGAGCGCACTGGTCCGCTGGCGTGCAGCCGGTCGGGGGCGAACCACCGCCGCCGACGGCTCCGACACCGGCACCACCACCAACAGCGCCAGCGCCAGCGCTGGCGCCGATGCCGCCGGTCTCACCGGTACCACCTTCATTGCCGGTGTTGCCCGAGCCACCGACCGCGCCGGTGCCACCACCGCCACCGTTGGGGCCACCCGACCCGGTCTTGCCTGGCGAGTTGATGCTGCCAGGCGGAGTGTTCGGG is from Polyangiaceae bacterium and encodes:
- a CDS encoding DNA internalization-related competence protein ComEC/Rec2, which gives rise to MLDSVLVLALAAAGGSLAATSPLVTGVTGLAVFALLWRRARRVVLGAAIVVLALSALRARLALADFERDHAALRQLLAGPRRCAMSLRVVESPTLRGDRTRIVGDVSSGDCEGRALPPRTRVAIYGGSPGLRRGDELEAIADLAPVRLFRNLGAPDPTPRAAARGVLLSGGAHAVELTGRKVTVSGWVDAARAHARRRILNTFTPQAQGLARALVLGENDLDDEEAAAFQKSGLSHLLAVSGTHLVFAVVSLVLALRWLLVRIPRLAAQRDVGRITAGAGMVLALAYADFAGGSGSAWRAAWMLSAAYAARVLGRGPATLRAVAWSIVVGLCVDPLAAYDLSFMLSLAATTGLLVLSSRAGGWLARVPSRALKWLLTAVAATLASMIPCAPLLALMSAELTLAGIAANVIAAPFGELVSLPLCLVHPLIGVVPSLERGVALTASGALVVVSKVARWSAAATWAAVPVPLPLPFQLGLCVVVFTLWLLRARRWQLGVALALLLASEGVARRAGVPKELRVTALDVGQGDATLLDLPGGELWLVDGGGFMGTTVDPGKSVILPQLRARRRTHLDVVVLSHPHPDHFGGLRSVLEVVSVGELWDTGQGRNEGAGPVYAELLKLARARGIRVREARELCGRHERSGAAVTVLGPCPTFTPGRHANDNSVVLHVAFGRRAALLPGDAEAEQERELLRAESELRADFLKVGHHGSRTSSSAAFLEAVRPSVGSISCGVRNRFGHPHWEAMRALSAHGVAVLRTDDLGSVVWSSDGEQVGIAAYLLRRGWLPIDGARLPP